A single window of Nicotiana tomentosiformis chromosome 1, ASM39032v3, whole genome shotgun sequence DNA harbors:
- the LOC138906906 gene encoding uncharacterized protein, with protein sequence MAAPPNFEEGQSTYRPPKFNGQYYGWWKIRMHDFIMAEDSELWDVICDGPFVLLKVVGEGKRTIPKTRKEYNDADQKAIEKNFKAKKILVCGIRPDEYNRILACESAKEI encoded by the coding sequence atggctgctccaccaaacttcgagGAAGGACAATCAACCTATAGACCCCCAAAATTCAACGGTCAATATTATGGTTGGTGGAAAATAAGAATGCATGACTTTATTATGGCTGAAGACTCCGAGCTTTGGGACGTGATTTGTGATGGTCCTTTTGTCCTTTTGAAGGTTGTTGGAGAGGGAAAAAGGACTATTCCAAAGACAAGAAAAGAATACAATGATGCTGACCAAAAAGCTATTGAGAAGAACTTCAAGGCGAAGAAGATTCTTGTGTGTGGTATTAGACCAGACGAGTATAATCGTATCTTGGCATGTGAATCTGCCAAGGAAATCTAG
- the LOC138906910 gene encoding uncharacterized protein, producing the protein MALAEFKELKEQLKDLLEKSFIRPSISPWGAPVLFVQKKNGSMKMCINYRQLNKRRWLELLKYYDVNILYHLGKANVAADALNHRSMGSLAHVEAEKRQLTREIHQLACLGVRLVDSDDGVVVLQNTAKSSLIAEVKEREYEDPELVELRERVLQQNKSLLKLKGDGVLRYRGHLCVPDVAGL; encoded by the exons atggcccTGGCCGAATtcaaggagttgaaggagcagttaaaagatttgctggagaaaagtttcatcaggcccagtatctcaccttggggtgcaccggtactgtttGTGCAGAAGAAAAATGGCTCAATGAAGATGTGTAtcaattataggcagttgaacaag aggcgatggcttgagttattgaaatattacgatgttaacattctctaccatctagggaaagctaatgttgcaGCAGATGCCTTAAAtcaccgatctatgggtagcttagcacatgtagaggccgagaaaagacaattaactagagagattcatcaattggcttgtttgggggttcggttagtagattctgatgaTGGTgtagttgtactccaaaacactgcaaaatcatctctcatagctgaagtcaaggaaagggagtacgaggacccagagttagtcgagttgagagagcgagttttgCAGCAGAATAAGTCGTTATTaaagctcaagggagatggggttctcagatacaggggtcatctgtgtgttccagatgtagcagggctatga